The stretch of DNA AACTCGTCTTCATTAAGGCCATAAACATTAACTTCTCTATCATGCTCCATAAACTGTCTTAAAGAGATAATCTCATTTTCTAGTAGTAAAACATATTCAAGTATTTTTGCCACAAATGCATTATTCCTATTAATAAGACAATTAATGGGAGTATCACCTACTAAAAAGAATAAATTTGCCTTATTAAGTCCCGTACACGCTAACTGCATCTGTACTTGAATATAATACTTGAAAAAGTATCTGCTAACTAAAAAATTGCCATTGTTATTGTATGTTCTAATAGCATCAGATAAATAAGTTTTATCGCTACACTTAATCTCTAAAAGTTCAGCCTCCCCACAATTATTAATAAACCATCCATCAATGGTTGCCCCAACTAAATTATCTGCTCCATCTATTTTCTTAAAATAATTATACTTATCAATGCCATTTGAATATTTATTCTTATATAAAGCCTGTATCTCGTCACCATGTAGTCTTATAAACTCTTCAAAGCCTAAATTCTCTAATAACTTGCCTTTTTTCATACCAAGTGTCTCTTCCTTCTCTTGTTGCTGCTTACCAAATGCCTTATAAAGTCTAGTTGTCATAACTTGCGCTAAATCACGCTCTCCTGTAAAGATATTAGCTACTTCACTAGCGCCAATTCTCTTTAAATTGTCCCTCTGTAAATTAAACTCAATTGATTTAGTAAATCTAAAGCACTGCTGTGCCCCAACATAAGGAAGTCGCTTCCCTACACTCTTAATCTTTGCTACTGTGTTACTCATTTAACACCTCCTTTTGTGATTTATAAAATAAATTATATAGCAAAAAC from Borrelia turcica IST7 encodes:
- a CDS encoding DUF244 domain-containing protein; translated protein: MSNTVAKIKSVGKRLPYVGAQQCFRFTKSIEFNLQRDNLKRIGASEVANIFTGERDLAQVMTTRLYKAFGKQQQEKEETLGMKKGKLLENLGFEEFIRLHGDEIQALYKNKYSNGIDKYNYFKKIDGADNLVGATIDGWFINNCGEAELLEIKCSDKTYLSDAIRTYNNNGNFLVSRYFFKYYIQVQMQLACTGLNKANLFFLVGDTPINCLINRNNAFVAKILEYVLLLENEIISLRQFMEHDREVNVYGLNEDELACYIEQLVTGSNFYSKLADFDYVSEFVEFVECVKLELEETSAICLEANIEKISELKACLKEYEREHIRVTKPIKDDIKRLLEVVNTQNPLIESESVAYRFGEKIFSLNMSKRAIADKLTLYSKPKILDTTPTEDVSGISRWLNLDYSPIITDVSNLAFAN